From Bdellovibrio sp. KM01:
CGACACTCCGAAAGCAAAATCAAAATCTGGCAAAAAAGTTAGAGCCACCAAGAAAAGCGAAAACGCCTACTTCCTGTCGATTGCCAAGAAGCCAATCAAATAGGCCTGATGCGAAAGCTGAGTTTGCATTGTTTTAAATGAAGTGAAGGAAGAATTTAATCGTCTCAGTTAGTACTTCATCTCACATACCTGTTTGGCATTGAGTCGCAATCATAAAGTTCACCGAAGAACACCGAACAAAGAAATCAAGAATCCTCAATATCTGTCAAGAAATACCGATCAATAGCACATGTTTCATTTAACCTATTTGTACGTATTTGAAACGCTAAGACGGTATCTTGCCTATCTGGGGCTTACGCTGTTTTTTTTGCTGTCTTCGTGTACGCTGGAATTGACGTTGGTTGACGTCGCCTCCCAGGCTTTTTTCACCCTGAAGCCCTCGAGCTATTCCGCAAACACGACGGCTGTTTTTGAATTTGATTCTTCGTTGTCATCGCAGGCTGTTTATAAATGCTCCTTAGACGGTTCGGATTGGTATTCATGTGGTAGCCCTGTGTCTCTGTCGAGTTTGAGTTCAGGTTTGCATACGTTCAAAGTGATGGTCACTGATTCAGCAGGGAAGTCCCATAAAGAATCTTCGGTTGCCTGGACAGTGGACACGGATCTTCCCGTTTTAACTGTGTCACTAACTCCAACGGCAGTTAATAATTTAGCAAGCGCATCTTTTAACTTTGAGGCTACTGACGCCACATCCACAATCGTAGGTTATGAGTGTGAGCACACGACTCTTACTAATTCAACGAGTTCGTTTGCAGCTTGTGCTCCGCTGGTCCCTTTGGTGGGTCTTACGCAAGACACTCATACTTATAAAATTCGCGCGGTGGATGCCGCGGGAAATCGTTCTGCCGTCTTTACTTATTCTTGGACTGTTGATTTAACAGCACCTTCAATTCAACTGACGGCAAAGCCCGCGGCTGCTACGATCAGCACTTCAGCGACGTTTAATTTTACAAATACCGAAACCGGCGGAGGCGCCTTTGTTGGTTACGAGTGTAAGATTGATTCTGATCCCTATGTCCCTTGCATAAGTGGCATTTCTTTTAATTCCCTTTCACAAGGTACTCACAGTTTTTCCATAAAAGCTTCTGATACTGTCGGTAACATCAGCACTTTGACATACAGCTGGATCGTGGACTCCGGGGTGGTGACGCTCTCGTCTTTTTCTATTGCCAATGGCGCGACCACCATCGGTTTCGCCTATACAACAACCCAATTAACGGCCACATCTTCATTTGCCGCAATCACAGGTGTCAGATTTTCGGAGCTCGCAGATTTTTCGGATGCGACCTGGGTACCCTTTTCGGCGAATGGCACGGTCACTTTGAAAAATCCCGGCGGCCTTAAGACTCTTTATGCTCAAGTACGAAATGCCGCGGGTACTGTCAGTAATTCCTTGTCGGATTCTATTACTCTGGATTTGGGAAATCCTCCGATCATCACGATTTCTTCTCCAGTCGGCGGGCAAAATTATTCCCCGGGCAATAGCACAATTCCCATTCAATGGTCGTGCAGCCCTGGTGCTGGTCCCATTCCGTTGGCGGCAAATCCTATTCGCTCGATTAAATATACTGTTGATGATGGCATCAGTTTTCACATCATCGCGGAAAACCTTCCCAATAATCTAAGTGCGACGACTGGTTCCTACGCCTGGAATTTGCCAACTGTGACTCCCACGGGCCAAAATATCTTAGCGTCCATGCCTTTAAAAATTTTGGTTAGTTGTGCCTCCGAAGCCGGCGTGGTCACCAGCGCAATTTCAAATGCAGTGAATTCCAAGTGGACCGTCCTGGTGGGGGAGCCTGGAAATTTAAATGATGGCGTTCATATTAATGCTGCGGATTTAACAGCTAACGTTTCGCTAGGAGCTTTCGGGTATTTTGCAGATTCGCAAAATAAAATGTATTTTACTAAGTTCAATAGTATTTCGACGGTGAATTCCGAGACAGGTCTGGTAACCTCGTGGATGGGAGAACCATACACCGCTTCTTGCGATGTCGTCGGTGGAAAGTTCACGGCTCCCGTAATTCTGGATATTAATGAATCAGACCAAATGCTTGTATTTAGTTTTGCTTGTTCGCTCGTTGCCCGTATTCGTATTTCTGATAGGACCGTTCTGTGGAGTAAGCAGCTACCGACGATCATTTCAAACAGCGCCGTTTTAAATAAAGAACAAGCCTCTGCTTTACGGTATGTAAAGACAGGACATTTGTTTTATTTTTCGAACGAAGCCTTTTATATGGTTGATCTGAATTCTACGAATAAGGATCCGGTACTGGTGTTAGGAAATCCAGGCGCATGCGGAACTCTGGGGGCTGTGGGTACGATGGCGGATGCTTCACCCATCCCGTGTCCTACTTCGGATCTTTATTTGACTCTGGTAAGACCTGATTTGCAAAAAATTTGGATTCAGGTCAACGGCAGTACTTTCGAGCTGCAACAGCAGGGCGCTTACGGCAAATATAAAATTGCGCAGGTGGGTATGACCACAAATACTTGGGGCACATTTTTTAATCGTTGCACCCAGGTGGCATCTCAACCGAATAAGATTTATTGCATCAGGGCCCAGTATGAGGGAAATAAAATTGCTTACTTTGATCTCACGACTGAAACCTGGTCTGCTACTTTTAATTTGGACAAGCATTATAAAAACATGTCGACGATCTATTTTCTGGGCGCGGCTAAAGATTTTATTTATGCCTTTTCAACAACGACCAATGAACTTTATAAAGTGGTGGATGATGAAGGTGTCTTTACCAATTCCGCCATTGCGGGTACACCATTCTTTACTTACGGAAATGGTACTGACGTCAATAAAACGGCCTTCACGCAAATATCCAGTATAGCTTACGAAGCGACAGGTAATAATCTTTACGTGCGTGGACCAAGACATTTGCGACGCTTGCATGTCAATACGTCGACACCGGGATCTGAATACATTGACACTATCTCGACGGGGTTTCACGGATCTGCCGGTAATAGTTCTGCGTATGCTTCATTAACCGTGTCCTCCGCGGGTATTGCAGCGTTTTCTCAGATTGCAGGAACTCCGGCCAACTTGTGGAGTTCATACAATCTCTCTGGGTGGGGAGCAGCCACGGTCGAGCAGACTCTGGCGATCGGGCCTTATTACTATCAGGCGACTTCGGCCGCATCAGCCTATCCAGCATATGGAGCAGGTCTATTTAATGCGACGGGCACCAGTTATAATTTGATGGCAGCAAGAAAACTTGGCACTTTCCTTCCGAATGGAAAACTTTATTTCTATGGCTCATCCGGTTTGAACGATCAAACGGACTTGTGGATCTTTGAATCAGACAGCACTACCGGAAAAATTCAGCCCATCGCTGGTGGAGCCGGCGCTGCAAGCTATGTGGCGACTGATCACGGGCAGTTGGCTTTGGGATCGTATTTAAGTGATATCTATGGAATGCAGCCGGATGCCAACGGAGACCTTTTAATTTTCGATGGAAACAGACTGCGCAAAATCACCGTCGCCACCGAATCAGCGAACCCCAGAATTTATGATGTGATAAACTTTGGCACTCTTCCAGGAGCTCCGACAGTTTCTTATTGGACACATGCAGTCTATGACGTCAGCACCGGATGGAGTTACTTTGCAGCGGCTGAATCCTCAACTCTTAATCAAGTAGCGCAAGTTTGGGCAGCACATTCCACGCAAGGCTTTCAGCAAATCTCTACGGCCGGATGGGTTTTACCGTCGCAGCTGGCGACCTATCGGTCGATCAATCTTTCGATAACGCCATTGGGGCTTTTATTGTTAGATACCAGTAAAAAGCGTATTCTAAAAACAGGGCTGCTTCCAACGCCGCCCTAGTTCTATGAAAAAATATCGGTGACCTGATAATGAATGGGTTTGAACGAGCCGTTGTTTGAACCCTCATGCGAACATGCCGTTAAGCCAACGATTAAATCCGTTAAAGCTTTAAACACAATATAGTCGCCAGGTTTCGATTTCGGAGGCAGTATTTCTAAAGCTCCCTCTGGGCTAACTGTCACATTCATAAAGATATTGAACGTCGTTGAGATATGATCGGGTTGAATCGCATATTTAGAAAATGCGTTACATAAGTTTTCATGGCAGCTCGGGTGGTAGTCATCATTACCCGCGACAATTTGAAACATACGCAGACTACAAGGAGTCATCAGGAAATCATGACGACCACAGGTGTCTTCAATAATTTCCAGCAGGGGATTGCTTCTTTGTGAATAAAGCTTGTGTCCCTTAGTTAGAAAAATTCGATCATTATAATCAATCGATCTTCCGGACGACAGACTTTCGGAAGGGTCAGAGGCATTAAAGCAAAACAAGTCCGCGACCTGTTCGCCGAATGGATCCGTCACCTTCAAGTGCTGATCCTTTTTCAACAGAAATGAAGCTCCCGATTGAGGAGGAATTATATTTAGATTTATTTTCCCGCTCCCTTATGAAAAGGACAGACCCAGTCTGCGCTGTTGTTCCGACCGGAAAACTGAATGGCTTCCCAATGATCATTATACTTTTCACTCATGGGATTCACATCGCCTTGAAATAGAATATCTCTTTTGCGATTGGCTTGAATCATCGGTTGATAACGATTTCGGCGGTCCAATTCCTTAAACTGTTCATAGACATTAAATACCAATGTCGGATATCGAATCCGACGCGACAGGCGAGAGCTTTGCTGATGCATGCCCACCACAAAGAAAGCGGTGCCCCCTAAACTAAAACAGAAGTTTTTGTCTTCAGGATTATCGCTAAAGGCGGTGTCCCAAGATTGATCAATATGGGGAACCTCTGTCAGATGCGAAAGCTCCTTCCACAGACGTCTTTCGAAATCTTCCTCATCCATGTCGATTAAATCAGGAAAAACAGCAAAGTAACTAAGCTCTAATGAACCGGTCTTTTTTTGTTCATCTCGAAGAGCTAAAAGATCTGCCGCTAAACGCGCGCTCTGATCTCCGGCTCCCAAGACGCCAAACATTCCCATGCGGCATTGTCCCGTGGAGAGCGTTTTAAGGGCTGCGATACAAGGGTAGTTTTCTTTAAAAACAAGATCGGAGATTTCTTTCTCAAATTCCGTGAGAGTCGTTTCATCAGTCATGCGGACAACGCTATCGATATGGTTTGCACATATCAATAGGGGGTGTCGAATAACAAGCGCGTTTAGATTAGCAATTCGTAAGCTTCTTTAGTTTCTACGCTCACCGGAATATCTCGCATTAGTCCCGAAAGCGAGCGACACGGGCCGATGTTGATGAATGTGGTGATACCCTTTTCATTCACCAGCTTTTGCACTGCTTGTGACCAATGAATGGTGCGCGTAATAGAAAGCAGAAATTCTTCCTTGATGATTGTTGGATCTTCCAAAGGTTGGGCACTTAAGCTTGAGAAAACAGGAATCTGCGGGCGGTATGTTTGCACCTCGGCAAAGTCACTTTCCACCGCGCGCACATAAGGCAGGATATAGCGAGAGTGAGCTGGATAATCGAGGATGTTCATCGTGTTCCAGCCTTTTTCTTTTGCACGCTCTTCCACTTTGCCTAAATCAGCGTATCTGCCGCCGACATTCAAAAAGCGCGGAGTTAAGCAAGACACGTCGACTGCGACTTCATCAAACCACCGATAGTCTTCTTCGCTAAAAATTTCGCCCTTAGGCGCCAGGACTCCGATGTTGCGACCAATTTGATCTATACCATCGATTTTTTGAGTGAAATGAATATGATTATAAATGGCGTCTTCAAAGGTGTAAGCCCCGGCAAACACGGCCCGAGCTAAATCTCCCAAGGAGCATCCCATCACCCAGTCGGGGCTTCCATGCTGGTCGCGCATGCGTTCCGCAACACCGGCTTGAATTGCACAGATAGCGACCGCCGCAAGGCTGATGTTATGGATGGAATAAATTTCTTCTGTGGGAAGTTCCAAGAATTCTTTAAAAGAAAATTTCTTACCAAAACGATTTGCAATAATGTCTTCCGCTTTTGTGAAATAAGATTGAACTTCTGGCAGGTGAGTAAACCGATTGCGATCTGATTTACGAATCAAGGCATTCAGGCCCGGGAAAATATATGCCGTAGCCATTATTGGAGCTCCATCATCGGTTCAGCTTCTGTAATCGGCACTTTCACATTCTTAGCCAGCGTCGTGGAATAAGCATGTCTGTATGGAGGAGCAAAGTTCGCCTTTTGATCAAACTCCAGCAAAAGCGCAATGGCGTTTTCAGCGACTTTTTCAAAGATTTCTTCTTCGGTTTGACGGACAAATTTCAAAAGTTCCGGATTTAGCAGACGCTGTTCATTTAACGCCGTATTCACCATTTGCGTGTGCTCGGCTTCGTCTTCAAGGATAGAGGTGATCGTGTGAGCCACTCCCACGTTGTCAGTCCATTTGATGATGTCGCTATAGTGTTTAAATACGCGCATCTCAAGACCCCAGGCTCCGTACAGATAAAGCATATCGGCATCTTTGATTTCACGAACCAAAGCGCTGAAATAACGAGTCAGATATCTTTGTAACTGACGATTTAAACGGTGATCGAGTTCTTTATACCCCTCAACCATCATCAAACGACGACGATCCATCAGGACAGATCGGTGAAGCATACGTGCGTGGCGCATTTCATCTTCCACGTGCTCGGGCATTTGCGCAGGCAAATTTAGACCGCGAGAAGTGAATTCCTGTTGCATGTGTTCTGCAGCGGCAGATTCACTGTGCCCTAAGGCTTGCACCCAGGCGATAGTGGCAGCCGGGCGCTCTCCCAGAAGCCAAGCTAAACGGACGCTCGCTTTGGCAGAGACACTGGGGCCTCGCGCGCGGGACTGAAATTCACGAATTAAATCTGTCATGCGCTCGGCCATCAGCAGACACATTTCTTTTTCAATACTTTGCAGCTCTTGCAGGGACAGACGGTCTTGTTCAGTTAAAGAGTTGCGAAATTTTCTGCCCAGCTGTATGTGGGCGGTTTCGTCGTCTAAAACTGATTGCATGGCTTCGCGAATATGTGCAAAGCCGGTGCTTGGGATGTAGGCTGAATAAATTTGAAATGGAAACTGCTCAATCGTGATCGCGCCATGAACGTAAGCCGCGAACCGATTGTTCGCTTTTACTAATTCTGGATTACCAAAGTAACCCATGATGAATGTTTCAATGATATCGCAAAAACGTGTGCGCAGATCTTGATAAGCTTGATTCAAAGGTTCAGCAAAAGGACGGATCGCCAAGATCACATCACGATGACGGTGCTCATCGCCAGCATGGGCCTTGATCTCTTCCAAAAATTCAGGGGGAGTGGAGTTTGAAATATTCCCTAAGATGGTTTCCGCAGCAAGATGCTCCATGTGCGCCATTGAAGTCAGCCACGCGGATTCGATATGCGCGTCTTTGGTGACTTCGTTCATGAGTGTCTGAATCGTTTCGCTGAAGCTTTTCATTTCTCAATTCCTAACACGACTCACGTTAGGGGAGCCAATTAACTTTGGGGTGCTTTACATTAATTTCTTAGACCTCAATGTTAACGATTTGATGGTTGTGCTGCGCGGCAATTGCTTCTGTTTGAACTAACTAGACCTTTGGCTTGAATTCACACCCTCAAATCGCTTGTCCTTCAATCTGGTTTAAAGCTGGCCTAAAGTACTGCGTATTAAGAGGTGATTTTTATGGGATCAATCGTAGCATTCATCAATCAAAAAGGCGGCGTCGCTAAAACTACGACAGCAATTAATGTTGCTGCACAATGGGCTCACAACGGCAAAAAAGTTTTGCTGGTTGATTTGGATCCGCAGTCGTCTGCGACTCGCTCGATCTTTGGCGACATGGATTTTGAAAATACTATCTATGATGTTTTGACGGGCGAGCTGGCTGCCCAAGACGCCGTGGTGCCTTCGGAAACTTTTGGCTTTGATGTGATTCCGTCTGAAATCATGTTAAGCGGTATCGAAATCATCCTGGCTTCTAAATTCGGTCGCGAGAGTATTTTGAAACGTGGCTTGGCAGAGATCAAAGATCAATACGACATCATCGTGATCGACTGTTCGCCGTCTTTGGGGCTTTTGACAGTGAATGCCTTGATTGCTTCCAAAGATATCGTGATTCCAATTTGTCCCGAGTACTTTTCTTTAAAAGGTATCGAGCTGATCCTTGAGACGTTGAAAAACATCCACCAAGGTTTGGGTCATAAAATTGACGTTCGTGGCATCATTATTTCTAAATACCGCAATCGTAAGATTGTGGAAAAAGTAATCAATGATCTGCGCACGAACTACACGATCCCGGTATTTAATAACTACATTCCGGATTCCATCGTGGTTGAAGAAGCGCATCACAATCACAAACCAATGCTTCAGTACTCGCCAAGAAATCCTGCAGGTCAGGCTTTAGCTAATCTTGCTGTGGAAATGTGGGCGTAGGCAGTCTTAATCCTTTATTCGTAGATTCAACAAAACCCATTGGTGATAAAGTCGTCACCAATGTGGAATTGTTATCCATCGTGCTTCACGATGGGGATTCCGTATTTTTTGAAGTCAGTGACGAATATGGTTTTCAACAACGCTTTGCTTTAAAGTCTGTGGAAACCAAAAAGTCTGTCAAATACACAGCCGAAGTTTGGCTTAAATACCAACATGAAATTCAATATCGCTTTGTGATGGTGAATGGCGGAGAAGAAGTTTTCGTCTCGGCCACACAGAAAGCTCGTGCGGGTCATATCATTTCTGACAAATGGGCGCCGACATTTAAACCAGATGCTTTGCGCGAGAAAAAATCAAAACGTCCACAACAACGTGGAGAAGCTGCTGCCGCGGCCGTGAAAGAAGCCAAAGCCCAACGCGAAGCCCGAAGTAAACCTTTGGGGCAACCTAATATGCTGTCGCAAATTAAGTCTTTAATTGACGACTTGCTAT
This genomic window contains:
- a CDS encoding hemagglutinin; this translates as MHTFKVMVTDSAGKSHKESSVAWTVDTDLPVLTVSLTPTAVNNLASASFNFEATDATSTIVGYECEHTTLTNSTSSFAACAPLVPLVGLTQDTHTYKIRAVDAAGNRSAVFTYSWTVDLTAPSIQLTAKPAAATISTSATFNFTNTETGGGAFVGYECKIDSDPYVPCISGISFNSLSQGTHSFSIKASDTVGNISTLTYSWIVDSGVVTLSSFSIANGATTIGFAYTTTQLTATSSFAAITGVRFSELADFSDATWVPFSANGTVTLKNPGGLKTLYAQVRNAAGTVSNSLSDSITLDLGNPPIITISSPVGGQNYSPGNSTIPIQWSCSPGAGPIPLAANPIRSIKYTVDDGISFHIIAENLPNNLSATTGSYAWNLPTVTPTGQNILASMPLKILVSCASEAGVVTSAISNAVNSKWTVLVGEPGNLNDGVHINAADLTANVSLGAFGYFADSQNKMYFTKFNSISTVNSETGLVTSWMGEPYTASCDVVGGKFTAPVILDINESDQMLVFSFACSLVARIRISDRTVLWSKQLPTIISNSAVLNKEQASALRYVKTGHLFYFSNEAFYMVDLNSTNKDPVLVLGNPGACGTLGAVGTMADASPIPCPTSDLYLTLVRPDLQKIWIQVNGSTFELQQQGAYGKYKIAQVGMTTNTWGTFFNRCTQVASQPNKIYCIRAQYEGNKIAYFDLTTETWSATFNLDKHYKNMSTIYFLGAAKDFIYAFSTTTNELYKVVDDEGVFTNSAIAGTPFFTYGNGTDVNKTAFTQISSIAYEATGNNLYVRGPRHLRRLHVNTSTPGSEYIDTISTGFHGSAGNSSAYASLTVSSAGIAAFSQIAGTPANLWSSYNLSGWGAATVEQTLAIGPYYYQATSAASAYPAYGAGLFNATGTSYNLMAARKLGTFLPNGKLYFYGSSGLNDQTDLWIFESDSTTGKIQPIAGGAGAASYVATDHGQLALGSYLSDIYGMQPDANGDLLIFDGNRLRKITVATESANPRIYDVINFGTLPGAPTVSYWTHAVYDVSTGWSYFAAAESSTLNQVAQVWAAHSTQGFQQISTAGWVLPSQLATYRSINLSITPLGLLLLDTSKKRILKTGLLPTPP
- a CDS encoding DUF1989 domain-containing protein — translated: MNLNIIPPQSGASFLLKKDQHLKVTDPFGEQVADLFCFNASDPSESLSSGRSIDYNDRIFLTKGHKLYSQRSNPLLEIIEDTCGRHDFLMTPCSLRMFQIVAGNDDYHPSCHENLCNAFSKYAIQPDHISTTFNIFMNVTVSPEGALEILPPKSKPGDYIVFKALTDLIVGLTACSHEGSNNGSFKPIHYQVTDIFS
- the gntA gene encoding guanitoxin biosynthesis heme-dependent pre-guanitoxin N-hydroxylase GntA, yielding MTDETTLTEFEKEISDLVFKENYPCIAALKTLSTGQCRMGMFGVLGAGDQSARLAADLLALRDEQKKTGSLELSYFAVFPDLIDMDEEDFERRLWKELSHLTEVPHIDQSWDTAFSDNPEDKNFCFSLGGTAFFVVGMHQQSSRLSRRIRYPTLVFNVYEQFKELDRRNRYQPMIQANRKRDILFQGDVNPMSEKYNDHWEAIQFSGRNNSADWVCPFHKGAGK
- a CDS encoding ACP S-malonyltransferase; protein product: MATAYIFPGLNALIRKSDRNRFTHLPEVQSYFTKAEDIIANRFGKKFSFKEFLELPTEEIYSIHNISLAAVAICAIQAGVAERMRDQHGSPDWVMGCSLGDLARAVFAGAYTFEDAIYNHIHFTQKIDGIDQIGRNIGVLAPKGEIFSEEDYRWFDEVAVDVSCLTPRFLNVGGRYADLGKVEERAKEKGWNTMNILDYPAHSRYILPYVRAVESDFAEVQTYRPQIPVFSSLSAQPLEDPTIIKEEFLLSITRTIHWSQAVQKLVNEKGITTFINIGPCRSLSGLMRDIPVSVETKEAYELLI
- a CDS encoding ferritin-like domain-containing protein; this encodes MKSFSETIQTLMNEVTKDAHIESAWLTSMAHMEHLAAETILGNISNSTPPEFLEEIKAHAGDEHRHRDVILAIRPFAEPLNQAYQDLRTRFCDIIETFIMGYFGNPELVKANNRFAAYVHGAITIEQFPFQIYSAYIPSTGFAHIREAMQSVLDDETAHIQLGRKFRNSLTEQDRLSLQELQSIEKEMCLLMAERMTDLIREFQSRARGPSVSAKASVRLAWLLGERPAATIAWVQALGHSESAAAEHMQQEFTSRGLNLPAQMPEHVEDEMRHARMLHRSVLMDRRRLMMVEGYKELDHRLNRQLQRYLTRYFSALVREIKDADMLYLYGAWGLEMRVFKHYSDIIKWTDNVGVAHTITSILEDEAEHTQMVNTALNEQRLLNPELLKFVRQTEEEIFEKVAENAIALLLEFDQKANFAPPYRHAYSTTLAKNVKVPITEAEPMMELQ
- a CDS encoding ParA family protein — translated: MGSIVAFINQKGGVAKTTTAINVAAQWAHNGKKVLLVDLDPQSSATRSIFGDMDFENTIYDVLTGELAAQDAVVPSETFGFDVIPSEIMLSGIEIILASKFGRESILKRGLAEIKDQYDIIVIDCSPSLGLLTVNALIASKDIVIPICPEYFSLKGIELILETLKNIHQGLGHKIDVRGIIISKYRNRKIVEKVINDLRTNYTIPVFNNYIPDSIVVEEAHHNHKPMLQYSPRNPAGQALANLAVEMWA